A genomic stretch from Halichoerus grypus chromosome 7, mHalGry1.hap1.1, whole genome shotgun sequence includes:
- the LIPF gene encoding LOW QUALITY PROTEIN: gastric triacylglycerol lipase (The sequence of the model RefSeq protein was modified relative to this genomic sequence to represent the inferred CDS: substituted 1 base at 1 genomic stop codon) yields the protein MWLLLTVTSLISTLGTTHGYFGKLHPKSPEVTMNISQMITYWGYPNEEYDVVTEDGYILGINRIPYGKKNSENIGRRPVAFLQHGLLASATNWISNLPNNSLAFILADAGYDVWLGNSRGNTWARRNLYFSPDSVEFWAFSFDEMAKYDLPATIDFILKKTGQDKLHYVGHSQGTTIGFIAFSTNPKLAKSIKTFYALAPVATVKYTKTLLNKLALVPSFLFKLIFGDKIFYPLQFFXQFLATEVCSRETVDLLCSNALFIICGFDTKNLNMSRLDVYLSHNPAGTSVQDVLHWSQAVKSGKFQAFDWGSPAQNMLHYHQPTPPYYNLMDMHVPIAVWNGGNDLLADPQDVDLLLSKLPNLIYHKKIPPYNHLDFIWAMDAPQVIYNDIVSMMGENNK from the exons ATGTGGTTGCTATTAACAGTGACAAGTTTGATATCTACACTTGGAACTACACATGGTTACTTTGGAAAATTACATCCTAAAAGCCCTGAAGTGACTATGAATATT AGTCAGATGATCACCTATTGGGGATACCCAAATGAAGAGTATGATGTCGTGACTGAAGACGGTTATATACTTGGGATCAACAGAATTCCTTATGGGAAGAAAAATTCAGAGAATATAG GCCGGAGACCTGTTGCATTTTTGCAGCACGGTTTGCTCGCATCAGCCACAAACTGGATCTCCAACCTGCCCAACAACAGCCTGGCCTTCATTCTGGCAGACGCAGGTTATGACGTGTGGCTGGGCAACAGCAGGGGAAACACCTGGGCCAGGAGAAACCTATACTTCTCCCCAGACTCAGTTGAATTCTGGGCTTTCAG CTTTGATGAGATGGCTAAATACGACCTTCCAGCCACGATtgacttcattttaaagaaaactggaCAGGATAAGCTACACTATGTTGGCCATTCCCAGGGTACCACCATTG GTTTCATCGCCTTTTCTACCAATCCCAAGCTGGCTAAAAGCATCAAAACCTTCTATGCGTTAGCTCCAGTTGCCACTGTGAAGTACACCAAAACCCTGCTAAACAAACTCGCGCTTGTTCCTTCATTCCTCTTCAAG cttaTCTTTGGTGACAAAATATTCTACCCACTCCAgtttttttaacaatttcttgCTACTGAGGTGTGTTCCCGTGAGACAGTGGATCTCCTCTGCAGCAATGCCTTATTCATCATTTGTGGATTTGACACTAAGAACTTGAACATG AGTCGCTTGGATGTGTATCTATCACATAATCCAGCAGGAACATCGGTTCAGGACGTCCTCCACTGGTCCCAG GCTGTTAAGTCTGGGAAGTTCCAAGCTTTTGACTGGGGCAGCCCGGCTCAGAACATGCTGCACTATCATCAG CCCACACCTCCCTACTACAACTTGATGGACATGCATGTGCCAATTGCAGTGTGGAACGGAGGCAATGACTTGTTGGCCGACCCTCAAGACGTTGACCTTCTGCTTTCCAAACTCCCCAATCTCATTTACCACAAGAAGATTCCTCCTTACAATCACTTGGATTTTATCTGGGCCATGGATGCCCCTCAAGTAATTTACAACGATATTGTTTCTATGATGGGAGAAAATAATAAGTAG